From the genome of Nostoc punctiforme PCC 73102, one region includes:
- a CDS encoding NHLP bacteriocin export ABC transporter permease/ATPase subunit has product MLEQVYIFNSNEPILLNNPSKIWVVEDGSVGLFAVKVNNSVVEGDRCFLCQINQGEALFGTEHTSSNQDCQMLAVPMGETKFIQVNQELFCKLIANADQQAIAWVENWLHKLGTRLYPVAIPMMSVRAGGKPLVVLHNGQTFQAEVGCITWVEIQQGTVRFLGFEELTLTETAAIFPLSSSMWLEAVEEVHLTIAPTAKLLNLDSLLAGLALVHSQLLYGIYLLGEEEAKAELQRLSDRQHLNRRVTQEALTELASTLNSQNQSFVPEGEPLLVTAGAVGKAMGIKIFPPASSENLQQLQEPLEAIALASRIRIRRVIFQDKWWEKDCGPLLAYTQQTNQPVALLPVSATQYEILDPVQRTRMKVDQHIAATLAPFAYMFYRSLPDRALKIWDLLQFALKGRQQDILVILFTGIAVTLLGMLTPIATGVIMGNAIPDSDKKLLWQVGLVLLVAALGAALFQLAQGLTILRMETAVDVSTQAAVWDRLLKEPVAFFRQYTTGDLLSRVSSISTIRRQLSGRTLINLISSSFALFYLGLLFYYNAKLAIVAVIVAIITVAVTTVSGLLLLHQVRPLLELRGNIFGQTVQLINGISKLRVAGAEERAFGAWSKNYSQQVKLELSTQRVEDAVVVFNSVIPVLTSAVLFWVAASLLGEAQTSTSAGAGLTLGAFLAFNTAFGNFSQGTTELSNTLTETLQVIPQWKRTQPILQTLPEVNLRKTHPGKLIGKIFIDNINFRYDCDASLTLDKVSIQAEPGEFIAITGTSGSGKSTLFRLLLGFETPEAGTIYYDGHDLSRLDVEAVRRQMGVVLQNGQVLSASIFDNITCGARMTLDEAWEAAYLAGLAEDIAKMPMSLHTVVSEGGSNLSGGQRQRLLIARALALKPRILLLDEATSALDNTTQEIVSQNLEQQKVTRIVIAHRLSTIRNAHRIYVLKAGRIVQQGNFEELAAVEGLFAQLMRRQMMY; this is encoded by the coding sequence ATGCTAGAACAAGTGTATATTTTTAATAGCAATGAACCTATTCTTTTAAACAATCCTTCTAAAATTTGGGTAGTTGAAGATGGCTCGGTAGGCTTATTTGCAGTCAAAGTTAACAATAGCGTTGTGGAAGGCGATCGCTGTTTTTTATGTCAGATTAATCAAGGTGAAGCATTGTTTGGCACTGAACATACATCTAGCAATCAGGACTGTCAGATGTTGGCAGTGCCAATGGGAGAGACAAAATTCATACAAGTCAATCAGGAATTATTCTGTAAGTTAATCGCCAATGCGGATCAACAGGCGATCGCTTGGGTAGAAAATTGGTTACATAAGCTTGGTACTAGACTTTATCCGGTGGCTATACCGATGATGTCGGTGAGGGCTGGGGGTAAACCTCTGGTTGTTCTCCACAATGGTCAGACTTTCCAAGCAGAAGTAGGTTGTATCACTTGGGTGGAGATTCAACAGGGAACTGTCAGGTTTTTGGGATTTGAGGAATTAACCTTGACTGAGACAGCAGCAATTTTTCCGCTCAGTTCTTCGATGTGGTTAGAAGCGGTAGAAGAAGTACATCTGACTATTGCGCCAACTGCCAAACTTCTCAACCTAGATTCTCTACTTGCGGGACTGGCTTTGGTTCATAGCCAATTGCTGTACGGTATTTATCTTTTGGGTGAAGAGGAAGCAAAAGCAGAATTACAACGGTTAAGCGATCGCCAACATCTCAATCGTCGAGTTACACAAGAAGCATTAACCGAACTCGCATCAACCCTGAATTCTCAAAACCAAAGTTTTGTACCAGAAGGTGAGCCGTTGTTAGTAACTGCTGGTGCGGTAGGCAAGGCGATGGGGATAAAAATTTTCCCTCCAGCCTCCTCAGAAAACCTCCAGCAACTTCAGGAACCACTAGAGGCTATTGCTTTAGCCTCTCGCATTCGGATACGGCGGGTAATTTTCCAGGACAAATGGTGGGAGAAGGATTGTGGCCCGTTACTTGCTTACACCCAGCAAACCAACCAACCAGTAGCACTACTGCCAGTTTCGGCTACTCAGTATGAAATCTTAGATCCTGTGCAGCGAACCCGTATGAAGGTTGATCAACATATAGCTGCGACACTGGCTCCCTTTGCCTATATGTTTTATCGGTCTTTGCCAGATCGTGCGCTGAAGATTTGGGATTTGCTTCAATTCGCATTAAAAGGTCGGCAGCAGGATATTCTAGTTATTTTATTTACTGGTATTGCAGTCACATTACTGGGAATGCTGACACCAATTGCCACTGGGGTGATTATGGGCAATGCAATTCCCGATAGCGACAAGAAATTATTGTGGCAAGTAGGATTGGTTCTGTTGGTTGCAGCTTTAGGAGCAGCCCTATTTCAATTAGCTCAGGGGTTGACAATTCTGCGGATGGAAACGGCTGTTGATGTTTCCACTCAAGCCGCAGTGTGGGATCGGCTGTTAAAAGAGCCTGTGGCTTTTTTCCGACAGTACACCACTGGTGACTTGCTGTCCCGTGTATCTTCTATTAGTACAATCCGCCGCCAACTTAGTGGTAGAACCCTGATTAATCTCATTAGTAGTTCCTTCGCCTTGTTTTACTTGGGGTTGTTGTTCTACTACAATGCTAAGTTAGCCATAGTAGCTGTGATAGTCGCAATAATTACTGTTGCGGTGACTACAGTTTCTGGTTTACTTTTGTTGCATCAAGTCCGTCCCCTGCTAGAACTGCGGGGAAATATTTTTGGACAGACAGTACAGCTAATCAATGGCATTTCTAAATTACGTGTAGCTGGTGCTGAAGAACGCGCCTTTGGAGCTTGGAGTAAAAACTATAGTCAGCAAGTGAAACTAGAACTTAGTACCCAGCGTGTGGAAGATGCTGTTGTAGTTTTCAATTCTGTCATACCCGTACTGACATCGGCAGTACTATTTTGGGTTGCTGCTAGCTTGCTGGGGGAAGCTCAAACTTCAACCTCAGCAGGTGCAGGACTAACGTTGGGGGCTTTTCTGGCTTTTAACACTGCCTTTGGCAATTTTAGCCAAGGAACCACAGAATTGAGCAACACTCTAACAGAAACCTTGCAAGTTATTCCGCAATGGAAACGCACCCAACCAATTCTGCAAACTTTACCGGAAGTAAATTTGCGAAAAACCCATCCAGGGAAACTGATAGGCAAAATTTTTATAGATAATATCAACTTTCGCTATGACTGTGATGCTTCACTGACCTTGGATAAGGTTAGCATTCAAGCCGAACCAGGAGAATTTATTGCGATCACTGGGACTTCTGGCAGTGGTAAGTCAACTTTATTCAGGTTATTGCTTGGCTTTGAAACTCCTGAAGCTGGTACTATCTACTATGATGGTCACGATCTGTCTCGGCTGGATGTAGAAGCAGTACGCCGACAGATGGGTGTTGTTTTACAAAATGGTCAAGTTTTGTCAGCTTCGATTTTTGATAACATCACCTGCGGCGCGAGGATGACATTAGATGAAGCTTGGGAAGCAGCTTATCTGGCTGGATTGGCTGAAGATATCGCCAAGATGCCTATGTCTTTGCATACTGTGGTTAGTGAAGGTGGTAGCAATCTCTCTGGTGGACAAAGGCAAAGGCTGCTAATTGCTCGTGCTTTAGCATTGAAGCCGCGGATTTTGCTGTTAGATGAAGCCACCAGTGCTTTGGATAACACAACCCAAGAAATTGTCAGTCAAAACTTAGAACAACAAAAGGTGACTCGAATCGTCATTGCCCACCGCCTGAGTACAATTCGCAATGCTCATCGTATTTATGTACTGAAGGCTGGCCGAATTGTACAACAGGGTAACTTTGAAGAATTGGCTGCTGTTGAGGGATTGTTTGCCCAGTTAATGCGAAGACAGATGATGTATTAA
- a CDS encoding DUF1822 family protein has product MTNLSKSTPQMRLDFESLPTATITLSADQITQAVELSSKIKNSSQQWQTYIHALALCAFEEWLALRVNSLTINRERCTTLQPALAKAIVAVANLQVGKFKICLITTGSLTDEQIYLPQAVVDLPEYIPHFYVWVEVLEEEDAALISGFLSYQQLREHQTTVNLQSSADWNYQIPVSWFEKNPDRLLLYLRCLEPETIALPAKSENTQLLSTIQNELLALLPQLRSPGTELWQVLTWEQGKVVLTHPELLNWIDNSQQQTHTSSTSDSLKDLLKLLTEPALNVGRWLWDELDELAEEFSWRLLPSLTPAAAMRSPIEEFPAIIHQLQHRGLEIPAVARGAYQDFLLTAIPLRLYAVTWHLLAESEPNLWTLLLVLGTASHTALPVYLKLRVSDQTGVLVEQEINPQQQDSYLFTRVVGNWDEKFLVSVSLTDGVEVNLPPFTFSPRRLV; this is encoded by the coding sequence ATGACTAATTTATCCAAAAGTACTCCGCAGATGCGGCTAGATTTTGAATCTTTACCAACAGCCACCATTACTCTCTCTGCCGATCAAATTACTCAAGCAGTAGAACTCAGTAGTAAAATCAAAAATTCGTCTCAGCAGTGGCAGACTTATATTCATGCTTTGGCGTTATGCGCTTTTGAAGAATGGTTAGCATTACGGGTAAATTCTCTGACAATTAACCGGGAAAGATGTACAACTTTGCAGCCAGCACTTGCGAAAGCGATCGTGGCTGTGGCGAATTTACAGGTAGGTAAATTTAAAATTTGTTTAATTACCACTGGTAGCCTGACTGATGAGCAAATTTATTTACCGCAAGCAGTTGTAGATTTACCAGAATATATTCCTCATTTTTATGTGTGGGTGGAAGTTTTAGAAGAAGAAGATGCAGCACTTATTTCGGGATTTTTATCCTATCAGCAGTTAAGAGAACACCAGACAACAGTTAATTTACAATCATCAGCAGATTGGAATTATCAAATACCAGTGAGTTGGTTTGAGAAGAATCCAGACCGCTTATTGTTATACTTGCGTTGTCTAGAACCAGAGACAATTGCTTTACCAGCTAAAAGCGAAAATACCCAGCTTTTATCGACAATCCAAAATGAATTACTAGCATTATTACCCCAATTGCGATCACCTGGAACAGAACTGTGGCAAGTATTAACTTGGGAACAGGGAAAGGTGGTATTGACTCATCCAGAGTTGCTGAATTGGATTGATAATTCGCAACAGCAAACACACACGTCTTCAACTAGTGACAGCTTAAAGGATTTACTGAAATTGTTGACAGAGCCAGCGCTGAATGTGGGACGTTGGTTGTGGGATGAATTAGATGAATTAGCAGAGGAATTTTCTTGGCGATTATTACCGAGTTTGACACCAGCAGCAGCGATGCGAAGTCCTATAGAAGAGTTTCCAGCCATTATTCACCAACTTCAGCACCGAGGTTTGGAAATTCCGGCTGTGGCGCGGGGTGCGTATCAAGATTTTCTTTTAACAGCAATTCCTCTGCGGTTGTATGCTGTGACTTGGCATTTGTTAGCGGAATCAGAACCGAATTTATGGACATTATTGTTAGTTCTTGGTACAGCTTCTCACACAGCTTTACCTGTTTATTTAAAACTGCGGGTGAGTGACCAAACTGGGGTTTTAGTAGAACAGGAGATAAATCCACAACAGCAAGATTCTTATTTATTTACGCGTGTGGTGGGGAATTGGGATGAGAAGTTTTTGGTGAGTGTAAGTTTAACAGATGGTGTTGAGGTGAACTTACCTCCATTTACATTTTCTCCCAGGCGGTTGGTTTAG